Proteins from a single region of Penaeus monodon isolate SGIC_2016 chromosome 29, NSTDA_Pmon_1, whole genome shotgun sequence:
- the LOC119591754 gene encoding LOW QUALITY PROTEIN: peptidyl-alpha-hydroxyglycine alpha-amidating lyase 2-like (The sequence of the model RefSeq protein was modified relative to this genomic sequence to represent the inferred CDS: deleted 1 base in 1 codon), whose protein sequence is MFVLRLVAAIWCCSYLALTRKIPYYDTFDDDFYSELRNLLEEHQSGKGAPPVAHPREVRGWGEELGIGQVAGVSVDPDGHPVVFHRGGRVWDYTLIYSQLKNMERDVGIFPVFPREMDSNVLTQSVVHILAKDVFMHRTCAFHMQVSVLFMLCTCGSFNSTHHYQEVAPLDDDVVVVLDAQTGLPLPSWGRGKFLLPHGITVDAQGNTWLTDVGLHQVFKFPLDAEEPSLTLGHARMPGSGDHHFCKPTSVAVAASGEFFVADGYCNGRILRFHADGALMAQFGHMGSDGSSRALYVPHGLALDDSRDALCVADRENRRVLCLRAGLRHVDDFGEAFMTLQEPNQGRVFDIATVNGVVVGVAGSEDEGAATGFTADLSNGKLLDAWGPLVGFHNPHAVAVSRDGSAIYVSEIGPNRIWKFLLESPAAY, encoded by the exons ATGTTCGTGCTGCGCCTGGTGGCCGCCATATGGTGCTGCTCGTATCTCGCCCTCACGCGGAAGATCCCCTACTACGACACCTTCGACGATGACTTCTACTCCGAGCTGAGGAACCTGCTGGAGGAGCACCAGAGCGGGAAG GGCGCGCCCCCCGTGGCCCACCCCCGCGAGGTGCGCGGCTGGGGCGAGGAGCTCGGCATCGGGCAGGTGGCGGGCGTGAGCGTGGACCCCGACGGCCACCCCGTCGTGTTCCACCGCGGAGGCAGAGTCTGGGATTACAC GCTGATATACTCACAA TTGAAAAACATGGAAAGAGATGTGGGTATCTTTCCAGTGTTCCCTCGTGAAATGGACTCCAATGTTTTGACTCAAAGCGTTGTGCATATTCTTGCTAAGGATGTGttcatgc ACCGCACGTGCGCGTTCCACATGCAGGTGTCTGTGCTGTTCATGCTCTGCACCTGTGG GAGCTTCAACTCGACGCACCACTACCAGGAGGTGGCGCCCCTGGACGACgacgtggtggtggtgctggACGCCCAGACGGGGCTGCCCCTTCCG TCGTGGGGCCGCGGCAAGTTCCTGCTGCCGCACGGCATCACCGTCGACGCGCAGGGCAACACGTGGCTCACCGACGTCGGCCTCCACCAGGTCTTTAAG TTCCCCCTGGACGCCGAGGAGCCGAGCCTGACCCTGGGCCACGCGCGCATGCCAGGCTCAGGCGACCACCACTTCTGCAAGCCCACGAGCGTCGCTGTGGCCGCGTCAGGAGAGTTCTTCGTCGCCGACGGATACTGCAATGGCCGGATCCTTCGCTTCCATGCTGACGGCGCCCTTATGGCTCAGTTCGGACACATGG GGAGCGACGGCAGTTCCCGCGCCCTCTACGTGCCTCACGGCCTGGCGCTGGACGACAGCCGCGACGCCCTCTGCGTGGCCGACCGCGAGAACCGCCGCGTTCTGTGCCTAAGGGCGGGACTCCGGCACGTGGACGACTTTGGCGAGGCCTTCATGACGCTGCAGGAACCCAACCAGGGCCGTGTGTTCGACATCGCCACCGTCA ACGGCGTGGTGGTGGGCGTGGCCGGCAGCGAGGACGAAGGCGCAGCCACTGGATTCACAGCCGACTTGAGCAACGGGAAATTACTGGACGCCTGGGGCCCGCTCGTG